The uncultured Mailhella sp. genome segment ACAGGCGTCCGTCCGTGTCATGTCCGAAGATGAAATGGCGGAAATGATTTCTTCGCTGGCGAACAAGCTCAAGAAGCTCGACTGCTGCGAAGAGACTGAGGAAGCCTGCCCCGCTGCGGAAGCTCCCGCCATTGATCCCAAGCGCTCCATCAAGGAAAAGAGCATCGTCTGCCTTGAGTGCGGCAAGACCTTCAAGGTCATTACCAAGAAGCATCTTATTCTCCACGGTCTTGACGCCGCTTCCTATCGCGCGAAATGGGGCTTCAAGAAGGGAACGCCTCTCACCTGCAAGGAACTGCAGCGTGCCCGTCGTCAGAAGATGAAGGACATGAAGCTTTGGGAAAAGCGCGCCATGGCTCGAGAAGCGGCGGCGAAGTAGGGCAACGTCCCCATGCATTTCTTTCATCATTCCTTTCACAGGAAGGCCGACTTCGGAAGGAGCCGGCCTTCCTTGGGGAATCGGGCGGAAGCGGAAACCGGCTTGGCGCGTCGGCTTTCGGCATGACGACGCAAAGCCGCAGTCCGCGTTTCGCAGCCCGGCGTTTCAGGACGCCGCAAATTCAGTCGCAGGATCGAAAGATCGGCGGCTTTTTTTGTCTTTGCTGCGTGTCGCAGGGGCGGTGGAATTCAGTGTCGGGAAAGGTGCGCCGCAAGACTGTGCGTGAGGGTAATGCAATATTGCGCGCGGGGGAGAGGCAAGATTGAGTCTGTGAACGGCAGACGCGCAGCAACGAACGCGGTTCTGTGAGGACGTGTTGCCTGCGCGCATGCCTGACGGCATTTCGGGTGGGCTTTTTTTTGCGCGCCTTGCGTGCAGGACGCTCTTTCAGAAGTGGCGGCGCTGAGCGTCTGTCCCGGACGCGCCGGGCTCTGCGCCTTCTGGAGCGCATCCGGGCGCGGCTAGGCTCCCGCGATGAGGTCGGCGGCTTTGTCGAGAAGGAAGGAGAGCGCCGCGGCCAGGGCGTTCAGCACGTCCTTTGCCGCTTCCTGGAGCACGGGCAGACCGGCCTTTGCGCCTTTTTCGGCGGCGCCTGCCAGCGATTTGGCCATGTCCGCCGAGCGCTCCGCCAGCGTTTTTCTGGGGAAGAGATCGGGCGCGATGGCGTGTCCGGCCTTGTTCACGGCGTCGGTGGCCTTGTCGCCGAGCGCCTGTCCTATGGTTTCCAGCTTGTCGAGAAACTTGTCGAGTTCCTCCCGCGTGAGACCGCCGTTGCGGTTGCGGGTGATGACGGGCTGAATGTCCTTTTCAAAGATGACGGCGGGAAGTTTGCCCTTCAGGCTCTGAAGCGCGGATTCGTCCACCTTGCGGAACGCGGAGGCGGGCACGGGAACTTCCGTCTGCTGCTTCTGATAGACGTAGAGCGCGCAGACGGCGATGACGATGACGATGAGTATGTTTTTCAGCATGCGCATCCTGAAAAAAGGCCCCGACCTCGAACGGAGGCGGGGCCTTTGCTGTTACTTCAGCCGGATTTCTATGTGTACCCCGTATTTTTCCTCAAGGGCCGCTATGCGGTCGCGTTTGCGGTTGAGCAGGTACAGGGCGAGTTCCGTATCGCTTTCGTAAATGAAGGTGGAAGGTTCGGAAGACTTGTCGTTCTTCTTGTTCTTGCCGCTGTCGAGGCTGCGGCACAGCTTGCTCTGCAGGTCGCGCAGGGCCTGGAGCGACTGCCATTCCATGTTGCGGCGCACGCCCGTGCCGTGACAGTAGGGGCAGGGCTCGCAGGAAATGGAAATGGCCGAGGTGCCGGTGCGCTGACGCACGAGTTCCAGAAGTCCGAAGGAACTCATGTGGCCCACGTCGTGACGGGCGCGGTCCTTGCGCATGGCGTTTCTCAGGGTGCGTTCCACTTCGCGGCAGTGGTTCTTGTCGCGCATTTCGATGAAGTCGATGACCACCTGACCGCCGATGTCGCGCAGGCGCAGATGACGGGCGATGGCTTCGGCGGCTTCCATGTTGGTGCGGAACACCATGGCCTCGAAGTTGGTTTTGCCCTGCGTCTTGCCGGAGTTGATGTCGATGGCCATGAGGGCCTCGGTCTGATCGAACACGAGGCGACCGCCGGAAGGCAGCACCACTTCGCGGCTGGTCACGGTTTCGAGCTGCTTGAGCAGATTGAAGCGTTCCCACAGGCTTTGACGCTGATCCTTGTGCAGCTTCACGATGTCTCCGGCGCGATCCGGGAAGATGAGTCCGGCGATTTCTTCCACGCGGGCCTTGGTGGCTTCGTCGTCCGTCCAGATTTCCACGATGTCGTCGGAGAGGTAGTCGCGCACAGAGCGGGTGGCGAGGTCGGCTTCCTGATAGATGAGGCAGGGCGACTTTTCCGTGGGAGCCTTTTTCTGGATGTCTTTCCAGAGCTTTTTGAGGTACTGCAGATCCTGCTGAATGCTGGCCTTGCTTGCGCCTTCGCTTGCGGTGCGGATGATGACGCCCATGTTTTCGCCGGGCTGAATGCCGTTCAGCAGATCCTTGAGACGCGCGCGCTCTTCGGGATCCTCCACCTTGCGGGAAACGCCGATCTGTTCCTGACCGGGAGTGAGCACGAGGAAGCGTCCGGCAATGGAGATCCATGTGGTGAGGAACGCGCCCTTGGAGCCGGAAGGTTCCTTGACCACCTGCACGAGCACTTCCTGACCGACCTTCAGCACCTTCTGGATGGGCGGATACTTGGGGCCGTGAGAGGCGTCGTGCGGCACGAGATAGTATTCCGGATGCACTTCGTCGATCTGGAGGAAGCCGTTCTTGCCGTTGCCGAAGTTGACGAAGGCGGCCTGCAGATTGGTGTCGATGTTGTTGATGACGCCCTTGTAGATGTTGCCGCGGATTTTCACCTGATGGGCCATTTCCACGAAGTATTCGGTAACCTGCCCGTCTTCGGTGATGACGACTTCCACCTGTTCGTCGGGCACGACGCTCACGTAGAGCACGCGGCGCGGATGCGCGGTCTCTTCAGTTTCGGTCTTTTCGGCCTTTTTCTCGCTCTTGGCGGCGGGAGCGGGGAGGTCCTTCTGATTTTTCTTGTTCTTGCGGTTCTGGCGGCCTTCCTTCTGCGAGGAGGAAGAGGGCATGTCGATGCGGTTGCCGTTGACGGCGGCGTCGAGCGCGGCCAGATCCTCTTCGGCCATGTCACTGGAGGAGAGGGGCAGCGCCACGGGCTGACCGGGCAGGGCGGGCTGCGGACCGTCGTCCTCGGGAATGAATTCTTCCTCGCGGTTGCCGAGGGCCACGCCGAGCACGCTGTCGTTCAGCATGGCGGCGTTGAAGTCAAAGTCGTCCGGAATGACGGGAACGTTCTGCTGATTGCGGCGATTGTTGCGGTTCTTACGGTTCTTACGGTTGCCGAAGGGATTGTC includes the following:
- a CDS encoding MucR family transcriptional regulator, with the protein product MEDYLKHAIELVKAQASVRVMSEDEMAEMISSLANKLKKLDCCEETEEACPAAEAPAIDPKRSIKEKSIVCLECGKTFKVITKKHLILHGLDAASYRAKWGFKKGTPLTCKELQRARRQKMKDMKLWEKRAMAREAAAK
- a CDS encoding Rne/Rng family ribonuclease, yielding MSQNPVLPEENNEEIKTTKTRRTRKAAASEEKPAAGEKKTVRRTRKSTAAEETAADEATEEKKPRRRTTKKAAASEAQSEETSETRPAARKSRTRKSAAARSDEAEKKAETPAEDEQIIHLGSALVLDDMLPPFSMTPENAAETAAPEKKRRTRKPRAAISESAAKAADAEVPAEAPVSDVPTSEAPVAETPLTAAPTPEAESAAAPARENAVGAEDNVAAAASEKPAEGSSEKADAEDSAEKKRRSRRSPRRSARSADAEKKADQTPDEDEQIIHLGSALVLDDMLPPFSMTPENADDETAATEAEEKAERAEHTRRQRRNRADKPRRNAEPESTDDDNIGNRADEPAATGQPQPEWFDDDIVTNILPYPGEFSEDGRPYSRSRRNRKNRDAQPAFNGSPYLPGSYQQGFYDQPQAMTSDNPFGNRKNRKNRNNRRNQQNVPVIPDDFDFNAAMLNDSVLGVALGNREEEFIPEDDGPQPALPGQPVALPLSSSDMAEEDLAALDAAVNGNRIDMPSSSSQKEGRQNRKNKKNQKDLPAPAAKSEKKAEKTETEETAHPRRVLYVSVVPDEQVEVVITEDGQVTEYFVEMAHQVKIRGNIYKGVINNIDTNLQAAFVNFGNGKNGFLQIDEVHPEYYLVPHDASHGPKYPPIQKVLKVGQEVLVQVVKEPSGSKGAFLTTWISIAGRFLVLTPGQEQIGVSRKVEDPEERARLKDLLNGIQPGENMGVIIRTASEGASKASIQQDLQYLKKLWKDIQKKAPTEKSPCLIYQEADLATRSVRDYLSDDIVEIWTDDEATKARVEEIAGLIFPDRAGDIVKLHKDQRQSLWERFNLLKQLETVTSREVVLPSGGRLVFDQTEALMAIDINSGKTQGKTNFEAMVFRTNMEAAEAIARHLRLRDIGGQVVIDFIEMRDKNHCREVERTLRNAMRKDRARHDVGHMSSFGLLELVRQRTGTSAISISCEPCPYCHGTGVRRNMEWQSLQALRDLQSKLCRSLDSGKNKKNDKSSEPSTFIYESDTELALYLLNRKRDRIAALEEKYGVHIEIRLK